In the Oryza glaberrima chromosome 6, OglaRS2, whole genome shotgun sequence genome, one interval contains:
- the LOC127777386 gene encoding uncharacterized protein LOC127777386: MNPSSTATLPTPAACHRRPSHRQATPPPPSASPHRIAPRPLLCFPVPPQQHHLHREAEDVAAFAAFGRLLPLFLATSRRTTASTVFAALPRTPAAPPPSLETAESPPTSSPRGAPPPPSARAPSAASFAVVPLGELRRLPLRLLRSFSPLPSRPLARRAGAAIAIVVVVLPASRVVPSFRKIAVTRIGVQKIKVKKQDLGQEEDPYDYYYDDPDNLENP, from the exons ATGAACCCGAGCTCCACCGCCACTTTGCCGACTCCGGCagcgtgccaccgccgccctagccaccgccaagccacgccaccgccaccgtcggcttcgccgcatcgcaTAGCACCCCGGCCTCTGCTTTGTTTTCCCGTTCCACCGCAGCAACACCATCTCCACCGCGAAGCCGAGGACGTCGCCGCGTTTGCCGCCTTCGGCCGCCTCTTACCGTTGTTCCTTGCCACCTcgcgccgcaccaccgcctCTACTGTGTTCGCCGCGCTCCCCCGTACCCCGGCCGCTCCTCCACCTTCGTTGGAGACCGCTGAATCGCCGCCGACGTCTTCGCCccgtggagcgccgccgcctccctctgctCGAGCCCCATCAGCCGCTTCCTTCGCCGTTGTGCCCCTcggtgagctccgccgcctccctcttcgcctcctccgctcgTTTTCGCCGCTCCCCAGCCGCCCCCTTGCTCGCCGGGCCGGCGCTGCCATCGCCATTGTTGTCGTCGTCCTTCCCGCGTCG cgtgttgTTCCGTCATTTCGGAAGATCGCGGTCACGAGGATAGGAGTTcagaagatcaaagtgaagaagcaag